Proteins encoded in a region of the Anopheles aquasalis chromosome 2, idAnoAquaMG_Q_19, whole genome shotgun sequence genome:
- the LOC126569187 gene encoding uncharacterized protein LOC126569187 isoform X1, with amino-acid sequence MMADIMKIHSYSTSRPQEKVLTRSAATTSQTQEVNGTPESKKKQQQDTVPVTIRTSARQQLRKESKAAAAAAAASSSSSTVQPSSSSTPARSSAQERKNISSVKRSTVVEAGSGAAKRSRRQPQQQQSAERETEANRQGKRESSVESQEEPVTAESLEQKKQQATPTKQRTEGGASVSLTPLSKSDSTPSKGSQSKEVLLLSPAASSSTETAPEITGRRPAVANGLDIEDELAYFHLPKGSHAIVKQGNIVISTRKRQEADSEDDDGGASSSTASAVEDICDMDSTHSSSRLSHAGTPINRTFRNVKLAKIGTETVVDAGTTTILMSEEDYHQHQLQQQQQQRQEEEQSIMEEYETGVLVTEDMEDTDGGGGGGASGGLLSGNRLYRKKVKRKVIGRPLGSSSTAAANVSNVAGIGSISSTKAKLQMVHEFPTLFLGLRRNRMFLINSLAQCFDLNQRDIILTLRKIKLNESSARLAVIFGLGVNEVDLLIHKNVPKIADCLRNFILWPDDFTMKLNVPIKLRQHFSRIHLILNYLVLRVNQNVVRSLSLLANIDSAASYCPTEQCHKLKFLIASTLDGCVCFISRAFGIQTDDEQVLSQSGFLTKFKTNTNLIAGQNFHHFEDRLANGHDHANNNGGRNHDDDDDEHGATEEEPFEDIVSEKISKSRTFKLKNYIENILENFQNHQILHPQTCIDCRTFPLLDDIVVIVGALINLQKQEID; translated from the exons ATGATG GCCGATATTATGAAAATTCATAGCTACAGTACCAGTCGACCACAGGAGAAAGTGTTAACGCGATCGGCCGCCACCACTAGCCAGACGCAGGAGGTGAACGGTACCCCcgagagcaagaagaagcagcagcaggatacgGTTCCCGTCACAATTCGCACTAGCGCGCGACAGCAATTGCGAAAGgaatcgaaagcagcagcagcagcagcagcagcttcatcatcatcatcaaccgtacaaccgtcatcatcgtcgactCCGGCACGATCGTCTGCCCAGGAGCGCAAGAATATCTCTTCGGTCAAACGGTCGACGGTGGTAGAAGCGGGTAGTGGCGCCGCTAAGCGTTCTCGTCgtcaaccgcaacagcagcagtcagcagaACGTGAGACAGAAGCGAACCGTCAAGGCAAGAGGGAATCGTCTGTCGAGTCACAGGAAGAGCCCGTTACAGCCGAATCCCTGGagcagaagaaacaacaaGCAACTCCCACGAAGCAACGTACCGAGGGTGGTGCTAGTGTGTCTTTGACGCCACTGTCCAAAAGTGATAGCACGCCGTCAAAGGGAAGCCAATCGAAAGAAGTGCTTCTCCTGtcaccagcggccagcagtTCCACGGAAACAGCGCCGGAGATAACAGGGAGGAGGCCGGCAGTGGCCAACGGGTTGGATATCGAGGACGAGCTTGCGTACTTCCATCTTCCGAAGGGTAGCCACGCTATAGTGAAGCAAGGAAATATCGTCATTTCTACCCGCAAGCGACAGGAGGCGGACagtgaagacgacgacggtggagcGTCCTCGTCCACGGCATCGGCAGTTGAAGATATTTGCGATATggacagcacacacagcagcagccgcctcAGTCATGCCGGTACACCGATCAATCGAACGTTCCGTAACGTGAAGCTGGCGAAAATTGGCACAGAAACGGTGGTGGACGCTGGCACAACAACGATTCTCATGTCGGAGGAGGactatcatcagcatcagctgcagcagcagcagcaacagcggcaggaggaggaacagtCCATCATGGAGGAGTACGAAACGGGTGTCCTGGTAACAGAGGACATGGAAgacaccgatggtggtggtggcggtggtgctagtggAGGACTGCTTTCCGGCAATCGGTTATATCGTAAAAAGGTAAAACGAAAAGTGATCGGACGACcgctcggtagcagcagtacggcGGCGGCAAACGTTAGTAACGTCGCTGGCATTGGCTCGATTTCTTCGACGAAGGCGAAGCTCCAGATGGTGCACGAATTTCCGACCCTCTTTCTGGGGCTCCGGAGGAATCGGATGTTTCTGATCAACTCACTGGCCCAGTGCTTCGATCTCAACCAGCGCGACATCATCCTGACGCTGCGCAAGATAAAACTCAACGAGAGCAGCGCACGGTTAGCCGTCATTTTCGGTCTCGGCGTGAACGAGGTCGATCTGCTTATACACAAAAACGTGCCTAAGATTGCGGACTGCCTGCGGAATTTCATCCTGTGGCCGGACGATTTCACCATGAAGCTGAACGTGCCGATCAAGCTGCGGCAACACTTTAGTCGCATACATCTGATACTGAATTATCTGGTGTTGCGCGTAAACCAGAACGTCGTCCGGTCGCTATCGCTGCTGGCCAACATTGACAGTGCGGCGAGCTACTGTCCGACGGAGCAGTGTCACAAGCTCAAGTTTCTGATCGCCTCGACGCTTGATGGGTGCGTTTGTTTCATATCGCGTGCCTTCGGCATTCAAACCGATGACGAGCAGGTTCTGAGCCAGTCTGGCTTTCTGACCAAGTTCAAGACCAACACAAATCTGATCGCCGGCCAGAACTTTCACCACTTCGAGGATCGGCTGGCGAATGGGCATGATCATGCAAACAACAACGGCGGTCGAAatcatgacgacgatgacgacgaacacGGGGCGACGGAGGAGGAACCGTTCGAAGACATCGTATCGGAGAAGATCAGCAAAAGCCGAACGTTCAAGCTGAAGAACTACATCGAGAACATATTGGAAAATTTCCAGAACCACCAGATACTGCACCCGCAGACCTGCATCGATTGTCGAACGTTTCCCCTGCTGGACGATATTGTGGTGATCGTCGGTGCACTCATCAATTTGCAGAAACAGGAGATCGATTAA
- the LOC126569187 gene encoding uncharacterized protein LOC126569187 isoform X2, whose amino-acid sequence MKIHSYSTSRPQEKVLTRSAATTSQTQEVNGTPESKKKQQQDTVPVTIRTSARQQLRKESKAAAAAAAASSSSSTVQPSSSSTPARSSAQERKNISSVKRSTVVEAGSGAAKRSRRQPQQQQSAERETEANRQGKRESSVESQEEPVTAESLEQKKQQATPTKQRTEGGASVSLTPLSKSDSTPSKGSQSKEVLLLSPAASSSTETAPEITGRRPAVANGLDIEDELAYFHLPKGSHAIVKQGNIVISTRKRQEADSEDDDGGASSSTASAVEDICDMDSTHSSSRLSHAGTPINRTFRNVKLAKIGTETVVDAGTTTILMSEEDYHQHQLQQQQQQRQEEEQSIMEEYETGVLVTEDMEDTDGGGGGGASGGLLSGNRLYRKKVKRKVIGRPLGSSSTAAANVSNVAGIGSISSTKAKLQMVHEFPTLFLGLRRNRMFLINSLAQCFDLNQRDIILTLRKIKLNESSARLAVIFGLGVNEVDLLIHKNVPKIADCLRNFILWPDDFTMKLNVPIKLRQHFSRIHLILNYLVLRVNQNVVRSLSLLANIDSAASYCPTEQCHKLKFLIASTLDGCVCFISRAFGIQTDDEQVLSQSGFLTKFKTNTNLIAGQNFHHFEDRLANGHDHANNNGGRNHDDDDDEHGATEEEPFEDIVSEKISKSRTFKLKNYIENILENFQNHQILHPQTCIDCRTFPLLDDIVVIVGALINLQKQEID is encoded by the coding sequence ATGAAAATTCATAGCTACAGTACCAGTCGACCACAGGAGAAAGTGTTAACGCGATCGGCCGCCACCACTAGCCAGACGCAGGAGGTGAACGGTACCCCcgagagcaagaagaagcagcagcaggatacgGTTCCCGTCACAATTCGCACTAGCGCGCGACAGCAATTGCGAAAGgaatcgaaagcagcagcagcagcagcagcagcttcatcatcatcatcaaccgtacaaccgtcatcatcgtcgactCCGGCACGATCGTCTGCCCAGGAGCGCAAGAATATCTCTTCGGTCAAACGGTCGACGGTGGTAGAAGCGGGTAGTGGCGCCGCTAAGCGTTCTCGTCgtcaaccgcaacagcagcagtcagcagaACGTGAGACAGAAGCGAACCGTCAAGGCAAGAGGGAATCGTCTGTCGAGTCACAGGAAGAGCCCGTTACAGCCGAATCCCTGGagcagaagaaacaacaaGCAACTCCCACGAAGCAACGTACCGAGGGTGGTGCTAGTGTGTCTTTGACGCCACTGTCCAAAAGTGATAGCACGCCGTCAAAGGGAAGCCAATCGAAAGAAGTGCTTCTCCTGtcaccagcggccagcagtTCCACGGAAACAGCGCCGGAGATAACAGGGAGGAGGCCGGCAGTGGCCAACGGGTTGGATATCGAGGACGAGCTTGCGTACTTCCATCTTCCGAAGGGTAGCCACGCTATAGTGAAGCAAGGAAATATCGTCATTTCTACCCGCAAGCGACAGGAGGCGGACagtgaagacgacgacggtggagcGTCCTCGTCCACGGCATCGGCAGTTGAAGATATTTGCGATATggacagcacacacagcagcagccgcctcAGTCATGCCGGTACACCGATCAATCGAACGTTCCGTAACGTGAAGCTGGCGAAAATTGGCACAGAAACGGTGGTGGACGCTGGCACAACAACGATTCTCATGTCGGAGGAGGactatcatcagcatcagctgcagcagcagcagcaacagcggcaggaggaggaacagtCCATCATGGAGGAGTACGAAACGGGTGTCCTGGTAACAGAGGACATGGAAgacaccgatggtggtggtggcggtggtgctagtggAGGACTGCTTTCCGGCAATCGGTTATATCGTAAAAAGGTAAAACGAAAAGTGATCGGACGACcgctcggtagcagcagtacggcGGCGGCAAACGTTAGTAACGTCGCTGGCATTGGCTCGATTTCTTCGACGAAGGCGAAGCTCCAGATGGTGCACGAATTTCCGACCCTCTTTCTGGGGCTCCGGAGGAATCGGATGTTTCTGATCAACTCACTGGCCCAGTGCTTCGATCTCAACCAGCGCGACATCATCCTGACGCTGCGCAAGATAAAACTCAACGAGAGCAGCGCACGGTTAGCCGTCATTTTCGGTCTCGGCGTGAACGAGGTCGATCTGCTTATACACAAAAACGTGCCTAAGATTGCGGACTGCCTGCGGAATTTCATCCTGTGGCCGGACGATTTCACCATGAAGCTGAACGTGCCGATCAAGCTGCGGCAACACTTTAGTCGCATACATCTGATACTGAATTATCTGGTGTTGCGCGTAAACCAGAACGTCGTCCGGTCGCTATCGCTGCTGGCCAACATTGACAGTGCGGCGAGCTACTGTCCGACGGAGCAGTGTCACAAGCTCAAGTTTCTGATCGCCTCGACGCTTGATGGGTGCGTTTGTTTCATATCGCGTGCCTTCGGCATTCAAACCGATGACGAGCAGGTTCTGAGCCAGTCTGGCTTTCTGACCAAGTTCAAGACCAACACAAATCTGATCGCCGGCCAGAACTTTCACCACTTCGAGGATCGGCTGGCGAATGGGCATGATCATGCAAACAACAACGGCGGTCGAAatcatgacgacgatgacgacgaacacGGGGCGACGGAGGAGGAACCGTTCGAAGACATCGTATCGGAGAAGATCAGCAAAAGCCGAACGTTCAAGCTGAAGAACTACATCGAGAACATATTGGAAAATTTCCAGAACCACCAGATACTGCACCCGCAGACCTGCATCGATTGTCGAACGTTTCCCCTGCTGGACGATATTGTGGTGATCGTCGGTGCACTCATCAATTTGCAGAAACAGGAGATCGATTAA